The proteins below come from a single Sinorhizobium fredii genomic window:
- a CDS encoding TetR/AcrR family transcriptional regulator — translation MDISRQQSESPLRSERGPRARTRKLMLETATRLMQSGITPSVSEVAEAAEVSRATAYRYFPSQAALVHAVVDEALGPILDWRSEAPDARTRIADLLATAMPRIDEFEATFKAALKLTLDQWAQRQAGTLGNEPQLTRGHRVELLRQVTAPLEGKVSSEAREHLAQALSLVFGVEVLVVLKDIWGLSAERAQAVAEWAAAALVEAAIQEAQTAA, via the coding sequence ATGGATATCTCACGTCAACAGAGTGAATCCCCCTTGCGCAGCGAGCGCGGTCCCCGGGCCCGCACACGCAAACTCATGCTGGAGACCGCGACGCGGCTGATGCAGTCCGGCATCACGCCCTCGGTGAGCGAGGTCGCGGAAGCCGCCGAAGTTTCGCGCGCCACCGCGTATCGTTATTTTCCGAGCCAGGCGGCGCTGGTTCATGCGGTGGTGGACGAGGCGCTCGGCCCGATCCTCGACTGGCGCTCCGAAGCGCCCGATGCGCGCACTCGCATTGCCGATCTTCTCGCGACCGCCATGCCGCGCATCGACGAGTTCGAGGCAACCTTCAAGGCGGCACTGAAGCTTACGCTTGACCAATGGGCGCAGCGCCAGGCCGGCACGCTTGGTAACGAACCGCAGCTGACGCGCGGCCACCGCGTCGAACTCCTGCGACAGGTCACCGCCCCTCTCGAGGGCAAGGTGTCCTCCGAAGCCCGCGAGCACCTCGCTCAGGCGCTCTCGCTGGTGTTCGGTGTCGAGGTGCTGGTCGTGCTGAAGGACATCTGGGGGCTCTCAGCCGAACGCGCGCAAGCCGTTGCCGAATGGGCGGCGGCGGCCTTGGTCGAGGCGGCGATTCAGGAGGCGCAAACCGCGGCATGA
- a CDS encoding ABC transporter ATP-binding protein, with the protein MTQIELRGIEKHFGAVQVIKNLNLAIADNEFIVLLGQSGCGKTTTLRAIAGLETVDEGDILIDGRPVQHLKASHRDIAFVFQSFSLYPHMTVFENIAFPLRATRGNPADIEREVRAVAKTLQITHLLAKRPSALSGGDMQRVAIGRALVRRPKAMLMDEPIGALDAKLREEMRAEIKRLHIKQGSTTIYVTHDQVEAMSLADRIVVMHEGVLQQVGTPHEVYARPANMFVAQFVGSPVMNMAEVTISADAGHARVQVGGASTAFDLPSSLTAQLAAAGVKNGNITLGVRPEGVLVSREAREGFVPVEAHIIEPLGSHDIVDLQVGAQMLRARTKSGFVARPGEAVWARINPTQAHFFDSTTGTSFGIRL; encoded by the coding sequence ATGACGCAGATTGAATTGCGCGGCATCGAAAAGCACTTTGGTGCCGTTCAGGTCATCAAGAACCTCAATCTCGCCATAGCCGATAACGAATTCATCGTTCTACTCGGCCAGTCCGGCTGCGGCAAGACGACGACACTGCGCGCGATCGCCGGGCTCGAAACGGTCGATGAAGGCGACATCCTCATCGACGGTCGGCCGGTGCAGCACTTGAAGGCATCGCACCGGGACATCGCCTTTGTGTTCCAGTCCTTCTCGCTCTACCCACACATGACGGTGTTCGAGAATATCGCGTTCCCGCTCCGCGCCACGCGCGGCAACCCTGCGGATATCGAGCGCGAGGTCCGGGCGGTTGCAAAAACACTGCAGATCACCCACCTGCTCGCAAAAAGGCCCTCCGCTCTTTCAGGCGGCGACATGCAGCGCGTGGCGATCGGCCGAGCACTCGTTCGGCGTCCCAAGGCGATGCTCATGGATGAGCCGATCGGCGCGCTTGACGCAAAGCTCCGCGAAGAGATGCGCGCCGAAATCAAGCGGCTCCATATCAAACAGGGCTCGACCACGATCTACGTCACGCATGACCAGGTCGAAGCCATGTCACTCGCCGATCGTATTGTTGTCATGCACGAAGGAGTCTTGCAGCAAGTCGGCACCCCCCATGAGGTTTACGCTCGTCCGGCCAACATGTTTGTCGCGCAATTCGTCGGGAGTCCGGTCATGAACATGGCTGAGGTGACGATTTCCGCGGATGCGGGGCATGCACGCGTCCAGGTCGGAGGTGCTTCAACCGCCTTCGATCTTCCCTCCAGTCTCACGGCCCAACTCGCTGCCGCCGGGGTCAAAAACGGCAATATCACCCTCGGCGTGCGACCTGAAGGGGTTCTCGTCTCACGGGAAGCACGCGAGGGCTTCGTGCCCGTGGAGGCCCATATCATCGAACCGCTAGGCTCGCATGACATCGTAGACCTGCAGGTTGGTGCCCAGATGCTGCGGGCAAGGACGAAAAGCGGCTTCGTAGCCAGGCCAGGCGAGGCCGTCTGGGCCCGAATTAATCCCACCCAGGCGCATTTCTTTGACAGCACGACCGGCACATCTTTTGGGATCAGGCTCTGA
- a CDS encoding sugar phosphate isomerase/epimerase family protein → MHLSTHNWMRAEPLAVTLKRIKKYGYESIEISGEPAQYDVNDTRALLKEHGIRCWGAVTLTLGERNLAAKDEGQRAKSVDYVKSVITMVSELEGQIVTLVPATVGKVVPDGTQEDEWKWVVDATKECFAHAQKKGVRLAIEPLNRFETYLFNRAAQALALAEAVDPDCGVCLDAFHLNIEEEDMYEAIRLAGNRLFDFHVADNNRFAAGLGHLDWPKIVATLKEIGYDGALTNEFVAPVDRTPAAKYPDMVERNPVDIPPEQLKFIQDHGSSLLTERFYDDQMRITAETILPLIK, encoded by the coding sequence ATGCACCTTTCGACGCACAACTGGATGCGGGCGGAGCCTCTCGCCGTCACGCTGAAGCGCATCAAGAAATACGGCTACGAGAGCATCGAGATTTCAGGCGAGCCGGCCCAGTACGACGTCAACGACACTCGCGCGCTGCTCAAGGAACACGGCATTCGCTGCTGGGGTGCGGTGACGCTGACGCTCGGCGAGCGTAACCTCGCAGCCAAGGACGAGGGCCAGCGCGCAAAGTCGGTGGACTACGTGAAGAGCGTCATAACGATGGTGAGCGAACTCGAGGGCCAAATTGTCACCCTCGTACCGGCGACCGTCGGCAAGGTCGTTCCAGATGGCACCCAGGAGGACGAATGGAAGTGGGTCGTGGATGCGACGAAGGAATGCTTCGCCCATGCCCAAAAGAAGGGCGTCCGCTTGGCAATCGAGCCGCTCAACCGGTTCGAGACTTATCTCTTCAACCGTGCAGCCCAAGCGCTTGCGCTGGCCGAGGCGGTCGATCCCGATTGCGGCGTTTGCCTCGATGCCTTTCACCTCAACATCGAAGAAGAGGACATGTATGAGGCGATCAGGCTCGCCGGGAACCGGCTTTTCGATTTCCATGTGGCTGATAACAACCGCTTTGCGGCAGGTCTTGGCCATCTCGACTGGCCGAAGATCGTCGCAACTCTGAAGGAGATCGGTTACGACGGCGCGCTCACCAATGAGTTCGTGGCGCCGGTCGACCGCACACCGGCGGCGAAATATCCCGACATGGTCGAACGCAATCCGGTCGATATCCCGCCGGAGCAGCTGAAGTTCATCCAGGACCACGGATCGAGCCTGCTGACAGAGAGGTTCTACGATGACCAGATGCGGATTACCGCCGAGACCATCCTGCCGCTGATCAAGTGA
- a CDS encoding sugar phosphate isomerase/epimerase family protein has translation MKVGMCMFLWTTSVGRKHEALLRDIKATGFDGVEIPIFDGTPDDYRRLGALLDRIGLERTAVSAMSNPSMNLISPDPATRRRGITYMQWAIDCAAALGADTLSGPLHSTLGQFSGTGPTAAELKRSVSSQRTVGDHAAKRGITVALEALNRFECYLVNTMDDLADHIDAIGHPNIRAMYDTFHSNIEEADPIGAFTRNKDHIVHVHISENDRGVPGRGNIPWSETFKAIRASGYDGWLTIEAFGRALKDLAAATKVWRDFSETPEAVYRDGYRHIRNGWRAAA, from the coding sequence ATGAAGGTCGGCATGTGCATGTTTCTCTGGACGACGAGCGTCGGGCGGAAACATGAGGCGCTACTCCGCGACATCAAGGCGACGGGATTCGACGGCGTCGAGATTCCAATCTTCGACGGCACGCCCGACGACTACCGTCGGCTCGGCGCCCTGCTGGATAGGATAGGGCTGGAGCGCACGGCCGTCTCCGCCATGAGCAACCCTTCCATGAACCTGATCTCGCCTGATCCGGCGACGCGCAGGCGCGGCATCACCTACATGCAATGGGCCATCGACTGCGCGGCCGCCCTCGGCGCTGACACGTTAAGCGGCCCGCTACATTCCACGCTCGGCCAGTTCTCCGGCACAGGGCCGACCGCCGCGGAGCTAAAGCGGTCGGTTTCCTCGCAGCGCACGGTCGGGGACCATGCTGCCAAACGCGGCATCACCGTAGCGCTCGAGGCGCTGAACCGCTTCGAATGTTATCTCGTCAATACGATGGACGACCTGGCCGACCATATCGATGCAATTGGGCACCCCAACATTCGTGCCATGTACGACACTTTTCACAGCAATATCGAGGAAGCTGATCCCATCGGAGCCTTTACCCGCAACAAGGACCATATCGTACACGTCCATATTTCGGAGAACGACCGTGGCGTGCCGGGCCGCGGGAACATCCCATGGTCCGAGACTTTCAAGGCGATACGCGCGAGCGGCTATGACGGCTGGCTGACGATCGAGGCTTTCGGTCGTGCATTAAAGGACCTTGCGGCCGCAACGAAGGTCTGGCGCGATTTCTCCGAGACGCCCGAAGCGGTCTATCGCGATGGATATCGTCACATTCGCAACGGATGGCGGGCAGCGGCATGA
- a CDS encoding mandelate racemase/muconate lactonizing enzyme family protein: MRIKTVQAWWVRIPIEASRQHRSDFGRLTTFDAAILRIETDDGIVGWGEGKNAAGSAGTYGTLVHMLNHEVGPRLVGRDAADISATWEMLYNGVRHETAAMSGHAMPELSRRGLSIAAISAVDIALWDILGKSLGVPVWKLLGGRKASRLPAYASGGWENAEKIGGQLQSYIANGGFKAVKMRVGAMDRAPHVSAARVRAARKALGPSVDIMVDAHGTYTVADAKRFIQLVQDCDLAWFEEPVIADDKAGMAEVRAASGVPIAAGESEATRFAFRDLAMLRAADIFQPDPAFCGGITEAMRIGVIASAFNLRFAPHLWAGAPCFFSGLHICAASPASFVIEYSVGANPMIHDLVEETVVVRDGMIEIPDKPGLGFTINERVLETYALRL; this comes from the coding sequence ATGCGTATCAAGACGGTCCAAGCCTGGTGGGTTCGCATACCGATCGAAGCGAGCCGGCAGCACCGCAGCGATTTCGGACGCCTGACAACCTTCGACGCGGCGATCCTGCGCATAGAAACAGATGACGGAATCGTAGGGTGGGGTGAAGGCAAGAATGCTGCAGGCAGCGCCGGTACTTACGGCACGCTGGTGCACATGCTCAACCATGAGGTGGGCCCGCGGCTCGTCGGCCGCGACGCCGCCGACATCTCCGCTACCTGGGAGATGCTTTATAACGGGGTGCGTCACGAAACAGCGGCGATGTCGGGGCATGCGATGCCGGAACTCTCGCGCCGGGGCCTCTCCATTGCCGCGATCAGTGCCGTCGACATCGCATTGTGGGACATTCTCGGCAAGTCGCTGGGCGTGCCGGTGTGGAAGCTTCTCGGCGGGCGCAAGGCGAGCCGGTTGCCTGCCTATGCATCCGGCGGCTGGGAGAACGCCGAAAAGATCGGCGGCCAGCTGCAGTCCTACATCGCCAATGGCGGTTTCAAGGCGGTCAAGATGAGGGTCGGCGCAATGGACCGCGCGCCGCATGTCTCGGCCGCCCGTGTGCGTGCTGCCCGCAAGGCGCTGGGCCCCTCCGTGGATATCATGGTCGATGCGCATGGCACCTATACGGTTGCCGACGCGAAACGCTTCATCCAACTCGTCCAGGATTGCGACCTCGCTTGGTTCGAGGAGCCGGTGATCGCGGATGACAAGGCCGGAATGGCGGAAGTGCGCGCTGCTTCAGGGGTGCCGATCGCGGCGGGCGAGAGCGAGGCCACCCGTTTCGCCTTCCGCGATCTGGCGATGCTGCGCGCGGCTGATATCTTCCAGCCCGACCCGGCATTCTGCGGCGGCATCACGGAGGCAATGCGCATTGGTGTGATCGCCAGTGCCTTCAATCTCCGTTTTGCCCCCCATTTGTGGGCCGGTGCCCCTTGCTTCTTCTCGGGCCTACACATCTGCGCTGCCTCTCCGGCAAGCTTTGTCATCGAATATTCCGTTGGCGCGAACCCGATGATCCACGATCTCGTCGAGGAGACTGTGGTTGTGAGGGACGGTATGATAGAGATTCCTGATAAACCCGGTTTGGGATTTACGATCAACGAGCGCGTCCTGGAGACTTACGCGCTAAGACTGTAA
- a CDS encoding ABC transporter substrate-binding protein, with protein sequence MRKTVAGLLAGISLMFASGTSAQSQELTIFWAEWDPANYLQELVNEYEAETGVKVTVETTPWADFQTKAFTEFNAKGSAYDMVVGDSQWIGAASEAGHYVDLTEFFNKHKLNEVMAPATVKYYSEYPANSSKYWSIPAEGDAVGWSYRKDWFEDPKEMEAFKAKYGYDLAPPKDWKQLRDIAEFFHRPDQKRYGIAIYTDNSYDGLVMGVENAIFSFGGELGDYSTYKVDGIINSEKNVKALETYRELYGFTPPGWAKSFFVENNQAITENLAAMSMNYFAFFPALVNEASNPNAKVTGFFANPAGPNGDQYAALGGQGISIVSYSENKEEAMKFLEWFIKDETQKRWAELGGYTASAKVLESEEFQNATPYNKAFYETMFKVKDFWATPEYAELLIQMNQRIYPYVTAGQGTAKEALDALAKDWNATFKKYGRH encoded by the coding sequence ATGCGCAAGACAGTGGCCGGCTTGTTGGCCGGTATCAGTTTAATGTTTGCCAGCGGGACATCCGCGCAATCGCAAGAACTGACGATTTTCTGGGCCGAATGGGATCCGGCCAATTATCTCCAGGAGCTCGTCAACGAATACGAGGCCGAGACGGGCGTGAAGGTCACGGTCGAAACGACCCCTTGGGCGGATTTCCAGACGAAGGCGTTCACCGAATTCAACGCCAAGGGCTCGGCCTATGACATGGTCGTCGGCGACTCGCAGTGGATCGGCGCCGCATCGGAGGCCGGCCACTACGTCGACCTCACCGAGTTCTTCAATAAGCACAAGCTGAACGAGGTGATGGCTCCTGCCACGGTGAAGTACTACTCGGAGTATCCTGCGAACTCCAGCAAGTACTGGTCGATTCCGGCTGAGGGCGACGCGGTCGGTTGGTCCTATCGCAAGGACTGGTTCGAAGACCCGAAGGAGATGGAAGCCTTCAAGGCGAAGTATGGCTATGACCTCGCCCCGCCGAAGGATTGGAAGCAGTTGCGCGACATCGCCGAGTTCTTCCATCGTCCGGACCAGAAGCGCTACGGCATCGCGATCTACACCGACAACTCCTATGACGGTCTCGTAATGGGCGTAGAGAACGCCATCTTCTCTTTCGGCGGAGAACTCGGCGACTACAGCACCTACAAGGTCGACGGGATCATCAACTCGGAAAAGAACGTCAAGGCTCTGGAAACCTACCGCGAGCTTTACGGCTTCACCCCTCCTGGCTGGGCCAAGTCCTTCTTCGTCGAGAACAACCAGGCGATCACCGAAAACCTGGCAGCGATGAGCATGAACTACTTCGCCTTCTTCCCGGCGCTGGTCAATGAAGCATCGAACCCGAACGCGAAGGTCACCGGCTTCTTCGCCAACCCGGCCGGCCCGAATGGCGACCAGTATGCCGCGCTCGGCGGCCAGGGCATTTCCATCGTCTCCTATTCCGAAAACAAGGAAGAGGCGATGAAATTCCTCGAGTGGTTCATCAAGGACGAGACGCAGAAGCGCTGGGCCGAACTCGGCGGTTACACGGCAAGCGCCAAGGTGCTGGAGTCGGAAGAGTTCCAAAACGCGACGCCCTATAACAAGGCCTTCTATGAGACCATGTTCAAGGTGAAGGACTTCTGGGCAACGCCCGAATATGCCGAGCTGCTGATCCAGATGAATCAACGCATCTATCCTTATGTGACGGCGGGCCAGGGCACGGCAAAGGAGGCGCTCGACGCTCTCGCCAAGGACTGGAACGCGACCTTCAAAAAGTACGGCCGCCACTAA
- a CDS encoding carbohydrate ABC transporter permease: MAAVQTRSERALNRLAIAAVLVITLLFLAPIYWITSTAFKPRNLATTIPPTVIFEPEISPFVKLFTKRSQLRAAPEPEDYAVAPWWERLVFDGGEKVVRSGRGEVQLSGYPNRFMNSLIVAITSTVLAVSMGTFTAYGFSRFKMKGEADLLFFILSTRMLPPVVVAIPMFLMYRAVGLNDTHWGLIILYTAFNLSFSVWLMKGFIDEIPKEYEEAALVDGYTRLQAFFKIVLPEAATGIAATAVFCFITAWNEYAFALIMTNRRAQTAPPFIPSQVGSGLPDWTVIAAGTFLFLLPVAIFTFLLRNHLLRGMSFGAIRK, encoded by the coding sequence ATGGCGGCCGTCCAAACTCGCTCCGAGCGCGCGCTAAATCGGCTGGCGATTGCCGCCGTACTTGTCATCACGCTGCTCTTCCTCGCCCCGATCTACTGGATCACGTCTACTGCCTTCAAACCGCGCAACCTCGCGACGACGATCCCGCCGACGGTCATTTTCGAGCCGGAGATCTCGCCCTTCGTCAAGCTCTTCACCAAGCGCTCTCAACTGCGTGCAGCACCGGAGCCAGAAGACTATGCCGTCGCACCATGGTGGGAACGGCTGGTCTTCGACGGGGGTGAAAAGGTGGTGCGCTCGGGGCGCGGAGAGGTGCAGCTATCCGGTTACCCCAACCGCTTCATGAATTCGCTGATCGTCGCGATCACCTCAACGGTGCTCGCCGTCAGCATGGGTACCTTCACAGCTTACGGTTTCTCGCGGTTCAAGATGAAGGGCGAAGCGGACCTGTTGTTCTTCATCTTATCGACACGCATGCTGCCGCCCGTGGTCGTGGCAATCCCAATGTTCCTGATGTACCGGGCTGTCGGGCTGAACGACACCCATTGGGGTCTCATCATCCTCTACACCGCTTTCAATCTCTCCTTCTCGGTCTGGCTGATGAAAGGCTTCATCGACGAGATTCCGAAGGAGTATGAGGAAGCGGCGCTCGTCGACGGCTACACGCGTCTGCAAGCGTTTTTTAAGATCGTGCTGCCTGAGGCTGCCACAGGCATCGCCGCGACCGCCGTCTTTTGCTTCATCACAGCGTGGAACGAGTATGCTTTCGCGCTGATCATGACGAACCGGCGCGCGCAAACGGCACCGCCCTTCATCCCGAGCCAGGTCGGCTCTGGCCTTCCGGATTGGACCGTCATTGCCGCAGGTACCTTCTTGTTTCTGCTACCGGTCGCCATCTTCACTTTCCTGCTCAGGAACCATCTCCTGCGCGGCATGAGTTTCGGAGCGATCCGCAAATGA
- a CDS encoding NAD(P)-dependent oxidoreductase yields the protein MSFIFSTHPLHRDAEAMLKAAADLRVASAPDPETLLREGEGAAIVIVRAPIPPAFFEETAALRAAVRHGAGLDMIPYDAATSAGVLIANVPAVNAPTVAEHVFMVTLALLRRFRPLDRDLRSRGWGAGRVHADRALDLAGRTMGIIGMGSVGKAVFRVAKHGFGLEIVANSRSPESLPGGVRFLSVDDLVSTSDIVVLCCPLTPETTGLLSRERIAGMKPGAILVNVARGPVVDDAALIEALELGRIGGAALDVFSAQPLPLEHPYFRLDNVIVTPHLAGITDESMMRMGTGAAAEAIRILKGELPVSLRNPEVVEHYRRRFPA from the coding sequence ATGAGTTTCATTTTCTCGACCCATCCCCTGCACCGCGACGCCGAGGCCATGCTGAAGGCGGCGGCCGATCTTCGCGTCGCGTCCGCTCCCGATCCCGAGACGCTGCTGCGTGAAGGCGAGGGTGCGGCGATCGTCATCGTGCGCGCGCCGATTCCGCCCGCCTTCTTCGAAGAGACAGCGGCCCTGCGCGCGGCAGTCCGGCACGGCGCGGGGCTTGACATGATACCCTATGACGCGGCCACGTCGGCCGGTGTGCTTATCGCCAACGTGCCGGCCGTCAATGCGCCGACTGTGGCGGAGCATGTCTTCATGGTGACGCTGGCGTTGCTGCGCCGGTTCCGTCCCCTGGACCGAGATCTCAGAAGCAGGGGGTGGGGTGCCGGGCGAGTCCACGCGGACAGAGCACTTGACCTCGCCGGCCGTACCATGGGCATCATCGGCATGGGCAGCGTGGGAAAGGCGGTCTTCCGGGTCGCGAAACACGGGTTTGGCCTGGAGATCGTCGCCAACAGCCGCTCGCCCGAAAGCCTGCCTGGCGGTGTGCGGTTTCTTTCGGTCGACGATCTGGTTTCGACGTCGGACATCGTCGTTCTCTGTTGCCCGCTCACGCCCGAGACGACGGGGCTTTTGAGCCGCGAGCGGATTGCGGGCATGAAGCCGGGTGCGATCCTCGTCAACGTGGCGCGCGGTCCGGTCGTGGATGACGCAGCATTGATTGAGGCGCTGGAGTTGGGCCGCATCGGCGGCGCTGCCCTTGACGTGTTCTCTGCTCAGCCCCTGCCGCTCGAGCATCCTTACTTCCGGCTGGACAATGTGATCGTGACGCCTCACCTCGCCGGCATCACTGACGAAAGCATGATGCGCATGGGAACAGGCGCTGCGGCCGAAGCGATCCGCATTTTGAAAGGCGAGTTGCCTGTCAGCCTCCGCAATCCTGAGGTCGTCGAACACTATAGGCGACGGTTTCCGGCGTAA
- a CDS encoding ABC transporter ATP-binding protein has translation MAHIELKGITKTFGGHTALKDLSFEIADGEFFVLLGETGAGKTTTLRLIAGLEKPTGGQIFIDGEDVADWGAAERDVALVLQQYSLYPRYTVRENLEFPLKSRIRCVEPAEIKERVARVAKTLRIEHLLDRKTDRLSGGEMQRVSIGRAIVRKPRVFLMDEPLSALDAKLREALRTELKNLQMNLGATFLFVTHDQIEAMSMGDKIGVLNNGHLVQTGTPQEIYRNPVNTFVARAVGSPPMNLISGRLAGNEAIADQGYRLPFDAALDTAVDGRPLTFGIRPEDLFLESGAPGEARVHDVENHGVEKIVTLRTGNHFLHATVPAQTDLEIEEPVRFSWDPEKVVLFDGGSGMSLRHAR, from the coding sequence ATGGCGCACATTGAACTCAAAGGCATCACCAAGACGTTCGGAGGCCATACCGCCCTGAAGGATCTCAGTTTCGAAATTGCCGACGGAGAGTTTTTCGTGCTGCTCGGCGAGACGGGCGCCGGCAAGACGACGACCCTCAGGCTGATTGCCGGGCTTGAAAAGCCGACGGGCGGACAGATCTTCATCGACGGCGAGGATGTCGCCGACTGGGGCGCCGCCGAACGCGACGTGGCGCTTGTGCTGCAGCAGTATTCGCTTTACCCCCGCTACACGGTCCGCGAGAACCTCGAATTCCCGCTCAAGTCCCGCATCCGGTGTGTCGAACCGGCCGAAATCAAGGAGCGTGTCGCCCGCGTCGCAAAGACTCTCCGCATTGAGCATCTGCTCGACCGCAAGACGGATCGCCTGTCGGGTGGCGAAATGCAGCGCGTTTCCATCGGGCGGGCGATCGTGCGCAAGCCGCGCGTCTTTCTGATGGACGAGCCCCTCTCCGCCCTCGATGCCAAACTTCGCGAGGCGCTCCGCACCGAGCTCAAGAACCTCCAGATGAATCTCGGGGCAACCTTTCTCTTCGTGACCCACGATCAGATCGAAGCCATGTCGATGGGCGACAAGATCGGCGTACTCAACAACGGCCATCTCGTTCAGACCGGCACGCCGCAGGAGATCTATCGCAATCCGGTCAACACTTTCGTTGCACGCGCCGTTGGCTCGCCGCCGATGAACCTGATCTCCGGCAGGCTTGCGGGCAATGAGGCCATCGCGGACCAAGGCTACCGATTGCCTTTTGACGCGGCGCTCGACACCGCGGTTGACGGACGGCCCCTCACCTTCGGCATCCGCCCCGAGGATCTCTTCCTCGAAAGCGGCGCCCCCGGCGAGGCCCGCGTGCATGACGTCGAAAATCATGGGGTCGAGAAGATCGTCACTCTTCGCACAGGCAACCACTTCTTGCATGCGACGGTGCCTGCTCAGACCGACCTCGAGATCGAGGAGCCTGTTCGCTTCTCCTGGGATCCGGAAAAGGTCGTGCTCTTCGACGGGGGAAGCGGGATGAGCCTGCGCCACGCCCGTTGA
- a CDS encoding carbohydrate ABC transporter permease: MATVVMTSLDSKSRAASRGLSDIKIRNLFIIPTILFLIVFNIFPLIYSLGYSFTDFRASTNAPAAFVGLQNYRELLNDPFIWANFAITAKYVIVSVTGQVVVGFGTAMLLNREIPFKGLITTLLLLPMMLSMAVVGLFWKLLYDPSFGIINYALGLGSFEWLANPDMALYAVAITDIWMWSPFVMLLSLAGLSAVPRHLYEAAAIDRAGPFYTFFHITLPLVAPILMIAVIFRTMEAFKTFDLAYILTSQPTTEVISIRLYKMAFQEWQTGRSCALAYIVLIMVLAITNIYVKYLNRVKER, from the coding sequence TTGGCCACCGTGGTTATGACATCGCTGGATTCGAAGTCGCGCGCGGCTTCGCGGGGCTTGAGCGACATCAAGATTCGCAATCTCTTCATCATTCCGACGATCCTGTTCCTGATCGTCTTCAACATCTTCCCGTTGATCTACTCTCTCGGCTACTCTTTCACCGACTTTCGTGCTTCGACGAACGCTCCGGCCGCCTTCGTCGGCCTGCAGAACTACCGGGAACTGCTGAACGACCCATTCATCTGGGCGAACTTCGCCATTACGGCGAAATACGTGATCGTGTCGGTTACCGGTCAGGTTGTCGTCGGTTTCGGCACGGCGATGCTGCTCAACCGCGAGATTCCGTTCAAGGGTCTGATCACAACACTGCTTCTGCTGCCGATGATGCTGTCAATGGCGGTGGTCGGGCTCTTCTGGAAGCTGCTCTATGATCCATCCTTCGGCATCATCAACTACGCGCTCGGCCTCGGCTCTTTCGAATGGCTGGCGAATCCCGACATGGCACTCTACGCCGTCGCCATCACCGACATCTGGATGTGGTCCCCCTTCGTGATGCTGCTCTCGCTCGCCGGTCTCTCGGCCGTGCCGAGGCACCTTTACGAGGCGGCGGCGATTGATCGGGCGGGACCGTTCTACACCTTCTTCCACATTACCCTGCCGCTCGTGGCACCGATCCTCATGATCGCGGTCATCTTCCGCACGATGGAGGCGTTCAAGACTTTCGACCTCGCCTATATCCTCACGAGCCAGCCGACCACGGAAGTGATCTCGATTCGCCTCTACAAGATGGCGTTTCAGGAATGGCAGACCGGCCGGTCCTGCGCGCTCGCCTACATAGTGCTGATCATGGTGCTCGCGATCACCAACATTTATGTCAAGTATCTCAATAGGGTGAAGGAGCGCTGA
- a CDS encoding FadR/GntR family transcriptional regulator, producing MKENNLLSDLAAHLFTSSSSNGRTPSERELAEHFAVSRGQLREALAILEAMRIVERRAKSGIYLTTTEASVEAIALFARAGVPLDPIVIYETVELRKIHEIKAAELACARATEENYIRLREILAASEAKIAAGEGLAREDRDFHLEIVRATKNSVFHRVCSVYYTMGEQRLPIYFADIARSRRSHQEHIRIYEALLARDGNLAQALMNAHLQGAESYWKGLIGGPATAAE from the coding sequence ATGAAAGAAAACAATCTGCTATCCGATCTAGCTGCCCATCTATTCACGAGTTCGAGCAGCAACGGGCGAACGCCATCGGAGCGAGAGCTCGCCGAGCACTTCGCCGTCAGCCGCGGGCAGCTTCGGGAGGCTTTGGCAATCCTGGAAGCCATGCGCATCGTGGAGCGCCGGGCGAAGTCGGGCATCTACCTGACGACAACGGAGGCGAGCGTCGAGGCGATCGCACTCTTTGCGCGTGCCGGCGTGCCACTGGACCCGATCGTGATCTACGAGACGGTGGAGCTCCGCAAGATCCACGAGATCAAGGCGGCGGAACTCGCCTGCGCGCGAGCGACGGAGGAGAACTACATACGCCTGCGCGAGATTCTCGCCGCCTCCGAGGCGAAGATCGCTGCAGGCGAGGGCCTCGCGCGCGAGGACCGGGATTTTCACTTGGAGATCGTTCGGGCGACGAAGAACAGCGTGTTTCACCGTGTCTGCAGCGTTTACTACACAATGGGCGAACAGCGACTTCCCATCTACTTTGCAGATATCGCCCGCAGCCGCCGCTCGCATCAAGAACATATCCGTATCTACGAGGCGCTGCTCGCACGCGACGGCAATCTCGCCCAGGCTTTGATGAATGCGCATCTACAGGGCGCGGAAAGCTACTGGAAGGGCCTCATCGGCGGACCAGCGACAGCCGCGGAATAG